TTGAGGATTTGCAACCAGATTTACGCTCTTTTGATTCAACAGAGGCTCAAGCAAAATATTTAATTGATACAAGTTGCGAGTTGGATGTTGGTTCTGGAAAATATTTGCAGTGGTACGCTGTTCGATTAGAAAAGTAAGGATAATAATTCGTAATTCGTAATTTTTTCATTCAGTCATTACGAATTTCTTATAGCAAGGTGGCACACTTACTCATAAGGGTTAGATGTTGTCATTAGTCCTTAGTCTTGTATCTACAAAAAACAAAGGAATAATGACAAATGACAGTGTGATTAAAAAAATATGCAACTTAAATGCACATCACCTTATTTTTGATTTGCAATCAGCGCTAGTTCAATTATATCTGAAGGAGCTTGTGTCACTTTTACCTCTACTCCAGGACCAAAATAACTAGTCATTTTTTCCTGCTTTTGTTGCCATACATCAA
The sequence above is a segment of the Mastigocladopsis repens PCC 10914 genome. Coding sequences within it:
- a CDS encoding chlororespiratory reduction protein 7; translation: MPDPLMYQQDYFVVLETNQAEQFLSALELLEKLKGILQTLKFEDLQPDLRSFDSTEAQAKYLIDTSCELDVGSGKYLQWYAVRLEK